The proteins below are encoded in one region of Aulosira sp. FACHB-615:
- a CDS encoding DUF2358 domain-containing protein: MADKLQIEQVIQTLKQDLPTLFEQDITYNIYTQDIYFKDPVNKFKYKFNYRIIFWTLRFHAQLFFTHIAFDLHEVYQSAEDTILAKWTVRGVLRVPWQAKIFFNGYSTYKFNSDHLIYEHIDTWDRKPGEILKQFIQKG; this comes from the coding sequence GTGGCAGATAAATTACAGATAGAACAGGTCATTCAAACTCTCAAACAAGATTTACCCACACTTTTTGAGCAAGATATTACATATAATATTTATACACAGGATATTTATTTTAAAGACCCAGTAAATAAATTTAAATATAAATTCAACTATCGAATTATTTTTTGGACATTACGATTTCACGCCCAATTATTTTTTACTCACATCGCTTTTGATTTACATGAAGTGTATCAATCAGCAGAAGATACGATTTTAGCGAAATGGACAGTGCGTGGTGTTTTGCGTGTGCCTTGGCAAGCTAAGATATTTTTTAATGGTTATTCAACTTACAAATTCAATTCAGATCATTTAATCTATGAACATATTGATACTTGGGATAGAAAGCCAGGAGAAATTTTAAAGCAATTTATTCAGAAAGGGTAA
- a CDS encoding glycoside hydrolase family 10 protein, giving the protein MNSKEIRGVWLTTTDSKVFRSQQRIAAAMDLLAETGFNVVFPVVWNKGVTMYPSQTMRQNFGVEIDPMSVGRDPLAEVIAEARRVGLKVIPWFEYGFASSYNLNGGMLLQKKPEWTARDSQGNLLQKNGFEWMNAFHPQVQDFLLNLVLEVVKNYDVDGIQGDDRFPALPSEGGYDALTVACYQQQFGRRPPNNHQDKQWLQWRADILTDFLARLYGEVKRINPNLLVSMSPNIYDWGLREYLQDSATWLKLGIVDMIHPQIYRRDFNSYKAIANRLASCQFSDATLPKLAPGILIKLGNYSISPEYLVQAIAYNRRLGISGEVCFFYEGLRENNNALAQVLRNGPYSQPAAFPTLADLQQPSNSNSLSFWQRIKRFLKNLF; this is encoded by the coding sequence ATGAACTCAAAAGAAATTCGCGGTGTCTGGCTGACAACTACCGATAGTAAAGTTTTCCGGTCACAACAACGCATTGCAGCAGCGATGGACTTGTTAGCGGAGACAGGATTTAATGTTGTATTCCCTGTGGTTTGGAATAAGGGTGTGACTATGTACCCCAGCCAAACTATGCGGCAAAATTTTGGAGTGGAAATTGACCCAATGTCGGTTGGTCGTGACCCGTTAGCGGAGGTAATAGCCGAGGCGCGACGAGTGGGGTTAAAAGTTATCCCTTGGTTTGAATATGGGTTTGCGAGTTCTTACAACTTGAATGGTGGAATGCTGTTACAAAAAAAGCCAGAATGGACGGCGCGTGACAGTCAAGGTAATTTGTTGCAGAAAAATGGCTTTGAGTGGATGAATGCTTTTCATCCCCAGGTGCAAGATTTTCTGTTGAATTTGGTTTTGGAAGTGGTGAAAAATTATGATGTGGACGGGATTCAGGGAGATGATCGCTTTCCGGCTTTACCATCAGAAGGAGGGTATGATGCTTTAACAGTTGCCTGTTATCAGCAGCAATTTGGCCGTCGTCCACCCAATAACCACCAAGATAAACAATGGTTACAGTGGCGTGCTGATATTTTGACCGATTTTTTGGCACGTTTATATGGCGAAGTCAAAAGAATTAATCCTAACTTGTTGGTATCGATGTCACCTAATATTTATGATTGGGGATTGCGCGAATATCTCCAAGACTCAGCCACATGGTTGAAGTTGGGCATAGTGGATATGATTCACCCGCAGATATATCGCCGCGATTTTAATAGTTATAAAGCGATCGCTAACCGACTAGCAAGTTGTCAGTTTAGCGATGCAACTCTCCCTAAGTTAGCACCGGGAATTTTGATCAAGCTTGGTAATTACTCCATCAGCCCAGAATATCTTGTGCAGGCGATCGCTTACAACCGCCGACTCGGAATTTCTGGGGAAGTCTGCTTTTTTTACGAAGGTTTGCGCGAAAATAACAATGCTCTTGCTCAAGTTTTGCGAAATGGCCCCTACTCTCAACCTGCGGCGTTTCCGACTTTGGCTGATTTACAACAACCCAGCAACAGCAATTCTTTGTCATTCTGGCAGAGAATCAAGAGATTCTTAAAAAATCTTTTTTAA
- a CDS encoding response regulator: protein MQPEPKVNILLVDDKLENLLALEAILERLGENLVKATSGSEALRCLLHQDFAVILLDVQMPGMDGFETANLIRSRDRSCQTPIIFLTAFSTSDQMLFKGYAIGAVDYLLKPIDTNILISKVTVFVELFKKTQAIKEHAEQLAVVNAELRQSEERFRSLSTCSPVGIFETDTAGKCKYTNPHYQAICGLNAAESLEKQWLEFVHPDDRERAIATWSKYLDIGSQNYSQDFQFLTANHSQRWVQVRSSRMVSAQGKLLGYVGTLEDITERKQAEEVRAQIIREQTARQEAEAANRMKDEFLAVLSHELRTPLTSMLGWSKILRSKKLDDKATTKALEAIERNATSQVQLIEDILDVSRIIRGQLKLNLCVVNLVAVIEAALEAVRPLADAKHIQISTILDSAIGSVCGDPVRLQQIIWNLLNNAIKFTPQHGKVTVNLELIQVTEAEPKELVPAGEIVLTSSVSPIQFVSSSYAQIQVIDTGIGIEPDFLPQVFERFRQADSTTTRSHNGLGLGLAIVRHLVELHHGIIIADSPGKGKGATFTLRLPLMPSPSLDGKADNSIACTTGNTPLVGLKVLVVGDETDSRNFLAFMFEEYGANATAVASIETALVIIEETKPDILISDLSLSNQESYNLIQQVRALAPEKGGDIPAIALTAFSHEEDSLKILAAGFQHYLTKPVDPENLINLVTSATRQK, encoded by the coding sequence ATGCAGCCTGAACCCAAAGTCAACATCCTTTTGGTAGATGACAAATTAGAAAATTTGTTGGCGCTAGAAGCAATTTTAGAAAGACTGGGAGAAAATTTAGTTAAAGCAACCTCTGGTTCTGAGGCTTTGCGGTGTCTGCTGCATCAAGATTTTGCTGTCATTTTGCTGGATGTACAAATGCCGGGAATGGATGGCTTTGAAACTGCTAATCTAATTCGTAGTCGAGACAGGTCGTGTCAAACTCCTATTATTTTTCTCACCGCCTTTAGCACGAGTGACCAAATGTTATTTAAAGGTTATGCAATAGGGGCGGTTGATTATTTGCTTAAGCCTATAGATACGAATATATTAATATCGAAAGTTACAGTATTTGTTGAGCTATTTAAGAAAACTCAAGCCATTAAAGAACATGCAGAGCAACTAGCAGTTGTGAATGCAGAATTACGGCAAAGTGAAGAACGTTTTCGTTCTCTGAGTACTTGTTCGCCGGTGGGGATTTTTGAAACAGATACAGCAGGAAAATGTAAATATACTAATCCTCACTATCAGGCAATTTGTGGTTTAAATGCTGCCGAAAGTTTAGAAAAACAATGGTTGGAATTTGTGCATCCCGATGACCGCGAAAGAGCGATCGCTACCTGGTCAAAATACTTAGATATTGGTTCCCAAAACTACTCGCAAGATTTTCAATTTCTCACAGCTAATCATAGTCAGCGTTGGGTACAGGTGCGCTCATCCCGGATGGTTTCGGCGCAAGGAAAATTATTGGGCTATGTTGGTACTCTCGAAGATATCACCGAACGCAAGCAAGCTGAAGAAGTCCGCGCTCAAATCATTCGAGAACAAACCGCCAGACAAGAAGCAGAAGCCGCCAACCGGATGAAGGATGAGTTTCTGGCTGTGCTTTCTCACGAACTCCGCACACCTTTAACTTCTATGCTGGGCTGGTCAAAAATATTACGTTCTAAAAAACTGGATGATAAAGCAACTACTAAAGCTTTAGAAGCCATTGAACGTAATGCGACATCTCAGGTGCAATTAATTGAAGATATTTTAGATGTATCGCGGATTATTCGTGGTCAGCTAAAACTGAATTTATGTGTAGTTAACTTAGTGGCTGTCATTGAAGCCGCCCTAGAAGCTGTCCGCCCCTTAGCTGATGCTAAACATATTCAAATCAGCACAATTCTTGATTCTGCTATTGGTTCAGTTTGTGGTGATCCAGTACGTTTACAACAAATAATCTGGAATCTATTAAATAATGCCATTAAGTTTACACCACAACATGGTAAAGTTACTGTCAATCTCGAACTCATCCAAGTAACTGAAGCAGAGCCGAAAGAGCTAGTCCCAGCAGGAGAAATCGTCCTGACATCTAGCGTATCTCCTATTCAATTTGTCAGTTCATCTTATGCTCAAATTCAGGTAATTGATACAGGAATTGGGATTGAACCAGACTTTCTCCCCCAAGTATTTGAAAGGTTCCGCCAAGCAGACAGCACCACCACACGATCGCACAATGGTTTAGGATTAGGACTAGCGATCGTCCGTCACTTGGTAGAACTACACCACGGCATCATTATCGCCGACAGCCCAGGTAAAGGAAAAGGCGCAACTTTCACTTTAAGACTTCCCTTAATGCCAAGTCCCAGTCTTGATGGTAAAGCGGACAACTCGATTGCTTGTACAACAGGTAATACACCCTTGGTAGGCTTGAAAGTGTTGGTTGTTGGTGATGAAACTGATAGCCGCAACTTTTTGGCCTTTATGTTTGAAGAGTATGGCGCAAATGCAACCGCCGTCGCATCAATTGAGACTGCACTGGTAATTATTGAAGAGACAAAACCAGATATCTTGATTAGTGACCTCAGTCTCTCAAACCAAGAAAGTTATAACTTAATCCAACAAGTCCGGGCTTTAGCACCAGAAAAGGGTGGTGATATTCCAGCGATCGCTTTAACTGCATTTTCCCACGAAGAAGACAGCTTAAAAATTCTCGCTGCCGGCTTTCAGCATTACTTGACTAAACCTGTTGACCCTGAAAATTTAATTAATCTAGTTACTAGTGCAACAAGGCAAAAGTAA
- a CDS encoding universal stress protein encodes MLDQTNSGVAINSSYPARRGKHKIFIGMAPGVGKTYRMLEEGNALKQEGIDVVIGLLETHGRKETAEKAAGLEIIPRQQIARGGLTLTEMDTEAILQRCLGTSSYTSKSQLVLVDELAHTNVPGSPREKRYQDVEVILAAGIDVYSTMNVQHLESLNDLVARITGVVVRERVPDRILEAADEVVVVDVTPETLQERLLEGKIYEQSKIQQSLDNFFQRRNLIALRELALREVADNIEEDAIASSPNGQFCNIHERVLVCVSTYPNSLQLLRRGARLANYMNAPLYVVFVADPERFLNKEESLHIHNCEKLCQEFTGTFLRVTNGNIAQAIAEVAEKYRITQIVIGESQRSRWQILLKGSLTQKLVRLLKNIDIHIIASDKQSAVKS; translated from the coding sequence ATGTTAGACCAAACTAATTCAGGTGTAGCTATCAATTCTTCTTACCCAGCGCGTCGAGGTAAACATAAAATCTTTATTGGGATGGCTCCCGGCGTGGGTAAAACTTATCGAATGTTAGAGGAAGGAAATGCACTCAAACAAGAAGGAATAGATGTAGTTATTGGACTGTTAGAAACCCACGGACGCAAAGAAACAGCAGAAAAAGCCGCAGGATTAGAAATTATTCCGCGTCAGCAAATTGCTAGAGGTGGGTTGACGCTGACGGAAATGGATACCGAGGCGATTTTACAGCGATGTTTAGGAACTAGCTCTTATACGTCTAAATCCCAATTGGTTTTAGTTGATGAACTGGCTCATACAAATGTCCCTGGTTCCCCACGGGAGAAACGCTACCAAGATGTGGAAGTGATTTTAGCTGCGGGTATTGATGTTTACTCTACGATGAATGTGCAGCATTTAGAAAGTCTCAATGATTTGGTAGCAAGAATTACGGGTGTGGTGGTACGAGAACGAGTTCCAGATAGGATTTTAGAAGCAGCAGACGAAGTAGTGGTAGTCGATGTGACACCAGAAACTCTGCAAGAGCGATTATTGGAAGGGAAAATTTACGAGCAGTCAAAAATCCAACAATCTTTAGATAACTTTTTTCAACGCCGGAATTTAATTGCTTTACGAGAATTGGCTTTGCGAGAGGTAGCCGACAACATCGAAGAAGATGCGATCGCCTCTAGTCCTAATGGACAATTTTGCAACATCCATGAGAGGGTTTTAGTCTGTGTATCTACTTACCCAAATTCATTACAATTATTGCGCCGTGGTGCAAGACTGGCTAATTATATGAATGCACCACTGTATGTTGTGTTTGTTGCTGATCCTGAGCGTTTTTTAAATAAGGAAGAAAGTTTACACATTCACAACTGTGAAAAGCTGTGTCAAGAATTTACAGGTACTTTTCTTCGCGTTACCAATGGTAACATTGCTCAAGCGATCGCCGAAGTTGCAGAGAAATACCGCATTACCCAAATTGTCATCGGAGAAAGTCAGCGATCGCGCTGGCAAATTTTGTTGAAAGGTTCATTAACTCAAAAGTTAGTTCGCTTATTGAAAAATATTGATATTCATATTATCGCTAGTGATAAACAATCTGCGGTTAAAAGTTAA
- a CDS encoding M48 family peptidase, translating to MNADKFGFQQALKRENISIKNIKIQQNYILQNIFNLASQPDSYTNKIQQLTQTINQTVSTIENICTTKQITPANLTNSSRKIYAWLKFLSEEQNLQIHLNSTYRVRQIIAQILSTEQQSAVEIMVEFTNLAGLYQGKRSSKVVALKMNEGFINADAEVLQALVKCTLFGKNPESTRLIRGFASSEEYIAVLLELDLIAEVIAENPQGNFYNLNELFDQLNFEYFAANLVKPRLVWSQIKTYRKFGHYEPARDRVVISTTLDNAYIPKFVPEFVLYHELLHKYHGTKWVNGKRMVHTSQFRTDERKFKFYTEADEWLKKLTLNQS from the coding sequence ATGAACGCAGATAAATTCGGATTTCAGCAGGCTTTGAAACGCGAGAATATTAGCATTAAAAATATTAAAATACAACAAAACTATATTCTACAAAATATTTTTAATTTAGCATCTCAGCCTGATTCCTATACAAATAAAATTCAACAATTAACCCAAACTATCAATCAAACAGTCTCCACAATTGAAAATATCTGCACTACCAAACAAATCACACCCGCAAACCTGACTAATTCATCTCGTAAAATCTATGCTTGGTTGAAGTTTCTCTCTGAGGAACAAAATCTACAAATTCACCTAAACAGTACTTATCGTGTACGACAAATAATTGCACAAATTCTCTCTACAGAACAACAAAGTGCTGTAGAAATTATGGTTGAATTTACTAATTTAGCGGGATTATATCAAGGTAAAAGGTCTAGTAAGGTTGTTGCACTTAAGATGAACGAAGGTTTTATTAATGCTGATGCAGAAGTTTTACAAGCATTAGTGAAATGCACTCTCTTTGGTAAAAATCCAGAAAGTACTCGATTAATTAGAGGGTTTGCGAGTTCTGAAGAATATATTGCTGTTCTCTTAGAGTTAGATTTAATTGCAGAGGTAATTGCCGAAAATCCTCAAGGTAATTTTTATAATTTAAATGAATTGTTTGATCAGCTTAATTTTGAATATTTTGCAGCGAATCTTGTTAAACCCAGGCTTGTATGGAGCCAAATCAAAACCTATCGTAAGTTTGGGCATTATGAGCCAGCTAGAGATAGGGTAGTGATTAGCACAACTCTGGATAACGCTTATATCCCTAAGTTTGTGCCTGAGTTTGTTTTATACCACGAATTACTGCATAAATACCACGGCACAAAGTGGGTAAATGGTAAACGTATGGTTCACACCAGTCAATTTCGCACTGATGAACGAAAGTTTAAGTTCTACACAGAAGCAGATGAATGGTTAAAAAAGTTAACACTCAATCAAAGTTGA
- the rbsK gene encoding ribokinase, with product MSIIVFGSINLDLVATAAHLPTSGETLLGKNFFQVPGGKGANQAVALARLGIPTQMVGRVGTKGFGAELLDNLQTAGVQTENIFRDETVSSGVAIIIVDDAGQNQIVVVPGANGEVNQADVERLLPLLPTAKALLLQLEIPLSAVVAAAQAGRNANITVILDPAPAQSSLPAELYPLVDIITPNEVEAGQLVGFKVDSQESATKAATVLLQRGVKSAIVKLGAKGVVCATAEETFFVPAFRVDVVDTVAAGDAFNGGLAAALYAGMSLHQAVIWGAAAGALAATKSGAQTSLPDKLTFEAFLKGRGVGEDKGDEGARETRETR from the coding sequence ATGAGTATTATTGTTTTCGGCAGTATCAATCTAGATTTAGTCGCCACCGCCGCTCATTTACCAACTAGCGGCGAAACTTTATTGGGAAAAAACTTTTTTCAAGTCCCAGGCGGTAAAGGGGCAAATCAAGCCGTAGCCTTAGCGCGTTTGGGAATTCCCACTCAGATGGTAGGACGTGTGGGAACCAAAGGTTTTGGTGCAGAATTGCTGGATAATTTGCAAACTGCTGGCGTACAAACTGAGAATATTTTCCGAGATGAAACTGTCAGTTCTGGTGTTGCCATAATTATTGTTGATGATGCTGGACAAAATCAAATTGTGGTGGTTCCTGGTGCAAATGGAGAAGTAAATCAGGCAGATGTAGAGAGGTTATTGCCTTTATTACCAACAGCCAAAGCACTACTTTTACAATTAGAAATTCCCTTGAGTGCAGTTGTGGCTGCTGCTCAAGCTGGACGTAATGCAAATATTACCGTGATTCTTGATCCTGCGCCGGCACAATCTTCTTTACCCGCCGAACTTTACCCGTTGGTGGATATTATCACCCCCAATGAAGTAGAAGCCGGACAATTAGTTGGTTTTAAAGTAGATAGCCAAGAGTCAGCCACCAAAGCCGCGACAGTGTTATTGCAAAGAGGTGTAAAATCTGCGATCGTCAAATTAGGTGCAAAAGGTGTAGTTTGCGCCACCGCCGAAGAAACATTTTTTGTACCAGCTTTTAGAGTTGATGTTGTAGATACTGTGGCGGCTGGTGATGCTTTTAATGGTGGTTTAGCTGCTGCACTTTACGCGGGAATGTCTTTACATCAAGCCGTGATTTGGGGTGCAGCCGCAGGTGCTTTAGCCGCGACAAAATCCGGCGCACAAACTTCGTTACCTGATAAGTTGACTTTTGAGGCTTTCCTTAAAGGTAGGGGAGTGGGGGAAGACAAGGGGGACGAGGGGGCGAGGGAGACAAGGGAGACAAGGTAG
- a CDS encoding nucleoside deaminase gives MDEFMQAAIAEARQGRQEGGIPIGSVLVKDGEILGRGHNKRVQDGDPVTHAEIDCLRNAGRIGSYRGTTLYSTLMPCYLCAGAVVQFGIKKVIAGESRTFPGAKEFMVSHGVEVIDLNLDECEQMMSDFIQTNPELWNEDIGK, from the coding sequence ATGGATGAATTTATGCAAGCTGCGATCGCAGAAGCTAGACAAGGTAGACAAGAAGGTGGAATTCCCATCGGTTCCGTTCTCGTCAAGGATGGCGAGATTCTTGGTAGAGGACACAATAAGCGCGTCCAAGATGGCGATCCTGTTACCCATGCCGAAATTGATTGTCTCCGTAACGCTGGCAGAATTGGCAGTTACAGAGGTACCACCCTATATTCAACCTTAATGCCGTGTTATTTGTGTGCCGGGGCAGTTGTGCAGTTTGGTATCAAAAAAGTCATCGCCGGCGAATCTCGCACATTTCCTGGCGCGAAAGAATTTATGGTATCTCACGGCGTAGAAGTAATTGATTTAAATTTAGATGAATGCGAACAAATGATGAGTGACTTTATTCAAACCAACCCCGAACTCTGGAATGAAGACATTGGGAAATAG